From the genome of Scytonema hofmannii PCC 7110, one region includes:
- a CDS encoding calcium-binding protein, which translates to MAAIYGTENNDVRFGTSNADSIYVYNGDDVVYAGSGNDYVDGWKGNDILFGEFGNDSLYGYDGNDYLDGGYGDDYLHGELGNDVLVGGYGKDTLWGGSGADKFVFEYKFDGIDAIKDFNWTEGDKISISKLGFGATSVSDFSYNTTTKALSFLGTQFATVETSGGTSFVPSLDIELV; encoded by the coding sequence ATGGCTGCTATTTACGGTACCGAAAACAATGATGTACGCTTTGGAACTTCCAACGCTGACTCCATTTATGTTTATAACGGAGACGATGTTGTTTACGCAGGCTCTGGGAACGATTATGTTGATGGTTGGAAGGGCAATGACATTCTCTTTGGAGAATTTGGTAATGACTCACTCTATGGTTATGACGGCAATGACTACCTTGATGGTGGCTATGGCGATGACTACCTTCATGGGGAACTAGGAAACGACGTTCTCGTAGGTGGTTATGGCAAGGACACCCTCTGGGGAGGTTCCGGGGCAGATAAATTTGTCTTTGAGTATAAGTTTGATGGTATTGATGCTATCAAAGACTTTAACTGGACTGAAGGTGATAAAATCTCCATTTCCAAACTAGGGTTTGGTGCTACTAGCGTTTCCGACTTTAGTTACAACACTACCACAAAAGCCCTATCCTTCTTAGGAACTCAATTTGCAACCGTTGAAACCTCTGGTGGTACTAGCTTTGTTCCTAGTCTCGACATTGAACTTGTCTAG
- the rd gene encoding rubredoxin → MQKYICTVCGYEYNPEEGDPDDNVEPGTPFENIPEDWVCPVCGADKSQFEAEE, encoded by the coding sequence ATGCAAAAGTACATATGCACTGTTTGCGGTTATGAATATAATCCAGAAGAAGGAGATCCAGACGATAATGTAGAACCGGGAACACCATTTGAAAATATACCAGAAGATTGGGTCTGTCCGGTTTGTGGTGCAGATAAATCTCAATTTGAAGCCGAAGAATAA
- a CDS encoding M61 family metallopeptidase, which translates to MTKATVLQSNTYQQQTVPTIHYQVAMPQPEAHLFEVTLQIVGYPSPILDLKFPVWTPGSYLVREYARHLQDFAAFTQDKPLLWQKISKNHWQVEINGASKVSISYRIFADELTVRTNHLDGSHGYFNGAALFFRIPGWEEYPIEVTVVPPRPDWRVTTALPPVPDKENSFYALDFDTLVDNPFEIGDHQLYQFDVLGKSHELAIWGKGNFHVQQMIADLKKIVSAEAKMFGGLPYQKYVFLLHLFNQAHGGLEHKNCCSLIYQRFGFRDRDKYERFIQLVAHEFFHLWNVKRIRPQALEVFDYDQENYTPSLWFCEGTTSYYDLLIPLRAGIYDAKSFLSNLSKEITRHETTPGRKVQPLSESSFDAWIKLYRQDANSSNSQMSYYLKGELVSLLLDLLIRSRNGNQLSLDDVMVKMWHQFGKDEIGYTPEQLQGVIESVAGVDLTDFFKRYIDGTEDLPFKEYLEPFGLQLVVETEEEPYLGTKVSSDRGREIIKFVEAGSPAQLAGIDAGDELLAIDGLRVTANDLCERLKDYQPNDTIQITVFHHEELRTLPVTLTAPRPSKYQVKPQEKPSTIQKKNFSGWLGTPLNNL; encoded by the coding sequence ATGACTAAAGCAACTGTACTGCAGAGCAATACTTATCAGCAGCAGACTGTCCCGACAATTCACTATCAGGTAGCGATGCCCCAACCAGAAGCACATCTGTTTGAGGTGACTCTGCAAATTGTGGGCTACCCATCCCCTATCTTGGACTTGAAATTTCCTGTATGGACTCCAGGATCGTATTTAGTCCGAGAATACGCCAGACATTTGCAAGATTTTGCTGCTTTTACTCAAGATAAGCCTTTGCTCTGGCAGAAAATTAGTAAAAATCATTGGCAGGTCGAGATAAATGGTGCATCAAAAGTTAGCATTTCTTATCGCATTTTTGCTGATGAGCTAACAGTACGGACAAATCACCTAGACGGTAGCCATGGTTATTTTAATGGTGCAGCATTGTTTTTTAGAATACCAGGTTGGGAGGAATACCCAATTGAGGTAACTGTTGTACCACCACGCCCAGACTGGCGGGTGACTACAGCACTACCTCCAGTTCCAGACAAAGAAAATTCTTTCTATGCTCTAGATTTTGATACTCTCGTAGATAATCCTTTTGAAATTGGCGACCACCAGTTATATCAATTTGATGTTTTGGGAAAGTCTCACGAACTCGCCATCTGGGGTAAAGGCAATTTTCACGTTCAGCAAATGATTGCGGATTTGAAAAAAATTGTTAGTGCAGAAGCAAAGATGTTTGGTGGCTTACCGTATCAAAAATACGTGTTTTTGCTGCATCTATTTAATCAGGCACATGGTGGTTTGGAGCACAAAAATTGTTGTTCGCTGATATATCAGAGGTTTGGATTTCGTGATCGCGACAAATATGAGCGCTTCATACAACTCGTTGCTCATGAGTTCTTTCACTTGTGGAACGTTAAGCGTATTCGTCCCCAAGCATTGGAAGTTTTTGACTACGACCAAGAAAACTACACACCTTCTTTGTGGTTCTGTGAAGGGACGACAAGTTATTACGACTTACTGATACCCCTACGGGCGGGAATTTATGATGCCAAATCCTTTCTCAGCAATTTGAGCAAGGAAATCACTCGTCATGAAACTACACCAGGGCGGAAAGTACAACCACTCTCGGAATCGAGTTTTGATGCTTGGATTAAACTCTATCGTCAGGATGCGAACAGTAGCAATTCCCAAATGTCCTACTATCTCAAAGGAGAATTAGTATCTTTGCTACTAGATTTGCTGATTCGTTCGCGTAATGGAAATCAACTCTCACTTGATGATGTCATGGTCAAAATGTGGCATCAATTTGGCAAAGATGAAATTGGTTACACTCCAGAACAATTGCAGGGAGTTATTGAGTCTGTTGCTGGAGTAGATTTGACTGATTTCTTTAAACGCTATATTGATGGTACAGAAGATTTGCCCTTCAAGGAGTATTTAGAACCCTTTGGCTTGCAACTGGTTGTGGAAACTGAGGAGGAACCATATTTGGGTACAAAAGTCAGTAGCGATCGCGGGCGAGAAATCATCAAGTTTGTAGAAGCTGGCTCTCCCGCACAATTAGCCGGAATCGATGCCGGAGATGAGTTGCTGGCTATTGATGGTTTGCGGGTAACAGCAAATGACTTGTGCGAAAGGCTCAAAGATTACCAACCAAACGATACCATTCAAATCACAGTTTTCCATCACGAAGAACTTCGCACCCTACCTGTTACTTTAACTGCTCCACGTCCTAGTAAGTATCAGGTCAAACCGCAAGAAAAACCATCTACGATACAAAAGAAAAACTTTAGTGGTTGGTTAGGCACTCCTCTTAATAATTTGTAA
- a CDS encoding Crp/Fnr family transcriptional regulator, whose product MQTEVFSELFPLMSTANPQTIEWLLSVAIDHEYPAGRAVLMEDAWGNALYFLVSGWVKVRRTVGEDSVAIAILGRGDFFGEMAILDESPRSTDVIALSPVKLLSISRERFIQILFKDPQLHHRMLQLMVRRLRQINVRLQMRSSPPAVKLAHTLVTLGESYGQSLDKGKEIYNIPFKDLADVTEIGVEETTKIMEKLHEKGWIKIDKTNQSIYLANFKQLINLAGKV is encoded by the coding sequence ATGCAGACTGAGGTTTTTAGTGAACTGTTTCCTTTGATGAGCACAGCCAACCCCCAAACAATAGAATGGCTGCTCTCTGTTGCTATCGATCACGAATATCCAGCAGGAAGAGCCGTTCTCATGGAAGATGCCTGGGGTAATGCACTTTACTTTCTGGTTTCTGGTTGGGTTAAAGTCCGGCGTACAGTAGGCGAAGATTCTGTCGCCATAGCAATTTTGGGTCGGGGCGATTTTTTTGGAGAAATGGCAATTTTAGATGAATCGCCTCGCTCAACTGACGTTATTGCTCTTTCGCCTGTAAAGTTGCTCAGTATTTCTAGAGAACGCTTTATTCAAATATTATTTAAAGACCCACAATTACATCATAGAATGTTACAACTGATGGTGCGCCGACTCAGGCAAATTAACGTCCGCTTGCAAATGCGTTCTTCGCCCCCTGCTGTCAAGCTAGCTCACACTCTTGTCACCTTGGGTGAGAGTTACGGTCAGTCTTTAGACAAGGGAAAAGAAATCTACAACATTCCTTTCAAAGATTTAGCAGATGTCACAGAAATTGGCGTTGAAGAAACTACAAAAATTATGGAAAAGCTACACGAAAAAGGATGGATCAAAATCGACAAGACAAATCAAAGCATTTATTTAGCAAATTTTAAACAGTTAATAAATTTGGCAGGTAAAGTATAG
- a CDS encoding HetZ-related protein 2 has translation MQTLKQGFEERNLTMALEAEKLAQYWRKRLAEECPEQNLVNRQSIVDWLLGSDLQRFEVLSSKELDIAQQAMEYRYRILRQRYLGIARERAYRNLITRLGSLVTLRNKIQTWVALSRDRQRTVLDVLQEVIQELLQSDNYMQQQMLSIGECTTDDRLKNALLFASVEEYCLRPVRNQPLLVYRFVNYLRRTQRGGLTQVPSSDLVRLVSEEILTDDSDNRVNLVDTQAIVEYQEAQEAEEQQTLRQAVKQEFETYLLEHLGQEAVSWLHLYLEGKSQDAIAKQLNKPIKEIYRLREKISYHAVRVFALKDKPELVDGWLSTSLEEHNLGLTPRQWDRLHEKLTAMQRQILELRKAGRSIEEIAQQLKIKTHQAMGEWTKVYLIAQGMRTQTE, from the coding sequence ATGCAAACTTTAAAACAGGGTTTCGAGGAGCGCAATCTCACTATGGCGTTGGAGGCGGAAAAACTGGCACAATATTGGCGAAAGCGTTTAGCTGAGGAGTGCCCAGAACAAAATCTTGTTAATAGGCAAAGTATCGTTGATTGGCTTTTAGGAAGCGATTTACAACGCTTTGAGGTACTCTCCTCAAAGGAGTTAGATATTGCTCAGCAGGCAATGGAGTACCGCTATCGAATTTTGCGTCAACGCTACTTGGGTATTGCTAGAGAACGTGCTTATCGCAATTTGATAACTCGGTTGGGAAGTCTGGTAACATTACGTAACAAAATTCAGACTTGGGTCGCCTTAAGCCGGGATCGCCAACGGACTGTATTAGATGTGTTGCAAGAAGTTATCCAAGAATTATTGCAAAGTGATAACTATATGCAGCAGCAAATGCTTTCCATTGGTGAATGCACCACTGATGACAGGTTAAAAAATGCCCTATTGTTTGCCAGTGTAGAAGAGTATTGTTTGCGACCAGTACGGAATCAACCATTGCTTGTGTATCGTTTTGTAAATTATCTGAGACGGACTCAACGTGGTGGCTTAACTCAAGTGCCAAGCAGTGACCTAGTGAGGTTAGTTTCAGAAGAAATTCTCACAGATGACAGTGATAACCGAGTGAACTTGGTTGATACACAAGCCATTGTAGAGTATCAAGAAGCACAAGAAGCAGAGGAACAACAAACGCTACGTCAAGCTGTGAAGCAGGAATTTGAAACGTACCTGCTAGAGCATCTCGGACAAGAAGCGGTCTCGTGGCTGCATCTCTACCTAGAAGGGAAATCACAAGATGCGATCGCCAAACAACTCAATAAGCCCATTAAGGAAATCTACCGACTGCGGGAAAAAATCAGCTACCATGCAGTCCGTGTCTTTGCGCTGAAAGATAAGCCAGAACTGGTAGATGGCTGGTTGTCAACTTCTTTAGAAGAACACAATTTGGGTTTGACACCAAGGCAATGGGATCGATTGCACGAGAAATTAACTGCAATGCAGCGCCAAATTCTGGAGTTACGAAAAGCAGGTCGTTCCATAGAGGAAATAGCTCAACAATTAAAAATTAAGACCCACCAAGCTATGGGTGAATGGACGAAAGTTTACTTGATAGCTCAAGGCATGAGAACCCAAACTGAATGA
- a CDS encoding TIGR04283 family arsenosugar biosynthesis glycosyltransferase, which translates to MSKVSIIIPTLNEAKCLGRTLRHLSLLMPPAREVLVVDGGSSDGTVTIAEQAGASVLIAQKCGRAAQMNQGAEAASGEYLWFVHADTLVSDDLVTLIEEVLADQSVTGGGFISLMAGDKTTRWGVTLHNFLKTYYAPLLFRPHLFVRGLRLLFGDQAIFVRRTDFWECGGFDSNLPIMEEADLCLKLVQRGRICLLNRIVQSSDRRVAHWGFFKATAIYLFIGFLWGFGVSPQYLKRFYEEIR; encoded by the coding sequence ATGTCTAAAGTCTCTATTATTATCCCGACTTTAAATGAAGCTAAGTGCTTGGGACGTACTCTGCGCCATCTGAGTCTGTTAATGCCTCCTGCAAGGGAGGTGCTGGTTGTTGATGGCGGGAGTTCTGATGGCACTGTTACCATAGCCGAACAAGCAGGGGCTTCTGTCCTTATTGCCCAAAAATGTGGACGTGCTGCACAAATGAACCAGGGTGCAGAAGCAGCTTCTGGGGAATATTTGTGGTTTGTACATGCTGACACTTTGGTGTCAGATGATCTTGTGACCCTGATTGAGGAAGTATTGGCAGACCAATCTGTGACGGGTGGTGGTTTTATTTCCCTCATGGCAGGAGATAAAACCACACGTTGGGGTGTGACGCTACACAACTTTTTAAAAACTTATTACGCGCCACTGCTTTTTCGCCCGCATTTGTTTGTTCGAGGATTGCGTTTATTATTTGGGGATCAAGCTATATTTGTACGTCGCACTGATTTTTGGGAATGTGGGGGTTTTGATAGCAATCTCCCCATTATGGAAGAAGCTGACTTGTGCTTGAAGTTGGTGCAACGGGGAAGAATTTGTCTGCTTAACCGGATTGTTCAAAGTAGCGATCGCCGTGTAGCACATTGGGGCTTTTTTAAAGCGACAGCCATATATCTTTTCATTGGTTTCCTTTGGGGTTTTGGTGTTTCGCCGCAATACCTCAAGCGTTTCTATGAGGAGATTCGTTAG
- a CDS encoding carbon dioxide-concentrating mechanism protein CcmK, with protein sequence MPLQAVGSIETKGFPAILAAADAMVKAGRVTLVGYIRVGSARFTINIRGDVQEVKTSMAAGIDAVEKVHGGTLESWVIIPRPHENVEAVLPIGYTEEVEQYRQAVENPIVRR encoded by the coding sequence ATGCCACTACAGGCAGTTGGATCGATTGAAACTAAAGGTTTTCCTGCCATACTTGCGGCAGCAGATGCGATGGTGAAAGCAGGTCGAGTCACCCTCGTTGGATATATAAGAGTGGGTAGTGCTCGCTTTACAATTAACATACGGGGTGATGTTCAAGAAGTAAAAACTTCTATGGCAGCTGGTATTGACGCCGTGGAAAAGGTACATGGCGGTACCCTAGAATCCTGGGTTATCATTCCTCGTCCCCATGAAAACGTCGAAGCTGTTCTACCCATTGGTTATACAGAAGAAGTCGAACAGTACCGACAAGCAGTAGAAAATCCTATAGTGCGAAGGTAA
- a CDS encoding carbon dioxide-concentrating mechanism protein CcmK codes for MPMAVGVIETQGFPAVLATADAMVKAAAVTLVYYGLAESARFVVAVRGDTGEVERAVDAGIAAGNEQSNGGQVITYYIVSNPPENVESVLPIHFTRKSEPFRVF; via the coding sequence ATGCCAATGGCAGTTGGGGTTATTGAGACTCAAGGGTTTCCGGCTGTACTTGCTACAGCCGATGCAATGGTGAAAGCGGCGGCAGTTACCCTTGTATATTACGGTCTAGCAGAAAGTGCTCGATTTGTGGTTGCAGTTCGTGGAGATACGGGTGAGGTGGAAAGAGCAGTTGACGCAGGTATTGCCGCAGGTAACGAGCAATCTAATGGTGGTCAGGTCATTACCTACTACATTGTTTCTAATCCCCCTGAAAACGTGGAAAGCGTTTTGCCCATACATTTTACTAGAAAATCGGAGCCATTCCGTGTTTTTTAA
- a CDS encoding RNA ligase family protein, whose translation MAQIKLAYPKIPDSKNCPFKQCIAFEKYDGTNLHWVWDSELGWYAFGTRRDRFDLDEMGITDFNNTHPGLEEAPSIFMRDFANLLSTIFHKNPDYHCPEIAVFTEFFGASSFAGMHKKEDLKQLVLFDVQTDKGIIDPEKFVKDFKELNIAKVVYRGKLTGKFIDDVREGKFNVAEGVICKGGKNNDNLWMVKIKTNAYMKRLQEVFKDNWNNYWE comes from the coding sequence ATGGCTCAAATCAAGCTTGCGTATCCCAAAATTCCTGACAGTAAAAACTGCCCTTTCAAGCAATGCATCGCTTTTGAGAAGTATGATGGCACGAATCTACACTGGGTTTGGGATTCCGAACTGGGCTGGTATGCCTTCGGTACAAGACGTGACAGATTTGACTTAGACGAAATGGGTATTACAGATTTTAATAACACTCATCCCGGTTTAGAAGAAGCACCTAGCATTTTTATGAGAGACTTTGCAAATTTACTCTCCACTATTTTCCACAAAAATCCAGATTATCATTGCCCAGAGATTGCTGTTTTTACTGAGTTTTTTGGAGCTTCATCATTTGCAGGAATGCACAAAAAGGAAGATTTAAAACAACTTGTCCTGTTTGATGTACAAACCGATAAAGGCATTATTGATCCAGAAAAATTTGTTAAAGATTTCAAGGAATTAAACATTGCAAAAGTTGTTTATCGAGGCAAACTAACTGGCAAATTCATTGATGATGTTCGTGAAGGAAAGTTCAATGTAGCTGAAGGTGTTATCTGTAAAGGAGGTAAAAATAATGACAATTTATGGATGGTGAAGATTAAGACAAATGCTTACATGAAAAGACTTCAAGAAGTTTTTAAAGACAATTGGAACAATTACTGGGAATAA
- a CDS encoding response regulator transcription factor — protein sequence MIRLLLVDDQIIIRQGLKSLLELKPDFQIVGEAEDGESAIAFVEMFDNSSQKPDLVLMDIRMPVMDGVAATQVICQRFPLVKVLVLTTFDDDEYVAQAMRFGARGYLLKDTPLEPLANAIRSVYLGHTHLGPGLFEKVFTPLQEFPTPKPPSPPPEFAELTPREREVLHLIAIGANNREIAESLYISERTVKNHVTSILSRLNLRDRTQAAIFANSFNSDQ from the coding sequence ATGATTCGCCTGTTACTCGTAGATGACCAAATCATTATTCGCCAAGGTTTAAAAAGCTTGTTGGAGTTAAAACCTGATTTTCAAATTGTGGGTGAGGCTGAAGATGGTGAAAGTGCGATCGCGTTTGTTGAGATGTTTGATAATAGTTCTCAAAAACCAGATTTGGTGTTGATGGATATTCGCATGCCTGTGATGGATGGTGTAGCAGCAACTCAGGTGATTTGTCAGCGGTTTCCTCTTGTAAAAGTCTTAGTATTAACAACATTTGATGATGATGAATATGTAGCTCAAGCTATGCGTTTTGGAGCAAGAGGTTATTTATTAAAAGACACTCCTTTAGAACCATTAGCAAATGCAATCCGTTCGGTTTATTTGGGACATACTCATTTAGGTCCAGGGCTATTTGAAAAAGTTTTCACTCCTTTACAAGAATTTCCAACACCTAAACCTCCAAGTCCTCCGCCTGAATTTGCTGAATTAACTCCTAGAGAAAGAGAAGTTTTGCATTTAATTGCTATTGGTGCCAATAATAGGGAAATAGCTGAGTCTCTCTACATTTCAGAAAGAACTGTAAAAAATCACGTTACAAGCATTCTAAGTCGGTTAAATTTACGGGATAGAACTCAAGCTGCTATCTTTGCCAATTCTTTTAACAGTGACCAGTGA